In the Nocardioides panaciterrulae genome, ATGCCCTCGGGCTCCTTGCCGGTCAGCTCGACGAGCTGACGGGAGGCCTCCGCCGCGACCTGCCGGCCGCTCGGCCGCCGGCGCGGTTCGGACCGGGCGGCGGCCGGCCGCCTGGCCCCGGACTCGTCCCCGTCCGACCTGCTGGCGGGCCTGCCGGCCGACCTGCTGGTGGTCTTGCTGGTGGTCTTGCCGGTGGTCTTGCCGGTGGTCTTGCCGGTGGCCTTGTTGGGCGTGCTGCCCGATCCGCTCCCGGTCCGCCTCGGTGCCTGGGTCATCGCTGCCCCTCCCGCCGTCGCTGCTGGCCCTCCATGAGTCGGTCGACCAGCATGTCCTCCCATGCCGTGGCCTGCTCCTCGTCGAGCTCGCCGGACCGCCGCCGCCGATCGACGTCCTCGAGCTGGGCGCGGATGGCGGCGGGGTCGTAGTAGGCGTCCTGGGCCTGCTTGAGCACCTGGTCGGCGACCGCGATGGTGCCGGCCAGCGGCGCCAGCGGCAGGCCGAGCACCCCGGAGATCAGGCCCATCCCTCGCTCCCGACGAAGTCGTAGGCCGCGACCGGGCCGACCAGCCGCAGCCGCACCCGCTCGTGGACGGCCTCCGCGAGCTCCTCCAGGAAGCGCTCGAAGTCCGCGCGGCGGTCGTCGTCGACCAGCAGGGCCACGTCCACGACGTGGTCCAGGCCGCCGCCGGAGCGCTGCGAGTACGCCGCGGCGTACGGCAGCACCGCTTCGAGCAGCGCCTCGGCCTCGGCCTCGCGCTTGGCCTCCATGGCCCGTGCGACCAGCTCGCCGAGGCGCACGCGCTCGGGGTACGCCGCGTCCTCGGGCAGGTCGCGGGTGTGCTCGTGCAGGCGCCGGACCTCGGGGTCCTCGGCAACCACCTCGGCCAGCACGACGGGCTCGTGGAAGCTCGCCCGCAGCGTGAACTGCGCGCGACCCGCGAGGTCGGTGAGCAGCCCGGAGAGCTCCTCCTCGCGCGGGTCGAGCAGGTCCGCGACGACGCTCTCGGTGTCGAGCAGCACCGACCCGAACTGGACCGGCGCGACCGGCATCTGCCCGGCCAGCGCGTTGAGCACCTCGGTGTAGGCGAGCAGGTCGCCCCGGCGACCCGAGGTCCGGTCCAGGTCGATCTCGCCGACGACGGCCGCGAGCGGGCCGTGCGGCACGAGGTGCACCGGCGAGTCCTCCACACCGGTCAGCCCCTCGGGCAGCCGGCTGCCGGCCTCGACCACGCCGTACACGAACCAGCCGTGGCCGGGCGCGGGCTGGAGCTCCACGGACGTCGCCGTGGCGGTCATCGCGACTCCTCACGGCGGCGCGACGAGGACTTCTTCGCGGGCCGGCGCCCACGGTCGTCGTCGTCGCCACCGCCGGTGAGGGCGCCCTTGGCGCCCCGCACCGCCCCGCCGACCTTCTTGGCCGCACCGCCCTCCTGCATGCTGCCGATGAACTCGTCGAGCGGCTTGCCGCCGCCGTTCTCGACCAGGTCGAGCCGGTTGGTGGCCTCGGCGAAGCGCAGGTAGGTGTCGACGCTGGCGATCACGATGCGGGCGTCGATCGTGAGCAGCTCGATGCCCACGAGCGAGACCCGGATGTAGGCGTCGATGACGATGCCCTTGTCGAGGATGACCTCGACGACGTCGGCGAGCCCGCTCGGGGCGGGGCGGTCGAGGTAGCCGCCGCCTCCGCGGCGGGCCTGCTGAACGGTCATGGGACGTCCTCCTGGGTGGATGCGGCCGGGATGGGCCGGCGGGGGTGGAGTGGTGCCTCGGTGACTGTGGGCGAGGGGCTGAGGTCAGCTCGCGCGGCGGCGCGGCCGGCGCTCCTCCTGCTCGTCCTCCTCCTCGTCGTACTCGTCCTCAGGCTCCTCTTCTTCCCCGTCCTCTTCGTCGTACTCGTCTTCCTGGGACTCGTCCTCGGGCTCCTCCTCGGCGTCCTCCTCGGCGTCCTCGTCGGACTCCTCGTCGGACTCCTCGTCCTCGTACTCGTCCTCGGGCTGGTCCTCGCCCTCCTCGGACTCCTCGCCCTCGTACTCGTCCTCGGCGTCCTCGTCGGACTCCTCGCCCTCGTACTCGTCCTCGGGCTCCTCCTCGGACTCCTCGCCCTCGTCGTAGTCCTGGCCCGACTCCTGGTCGGACTCCTCCTCCGAGGACTGCTGCTCCTCCTCGAGCGCCTCCTCGTGGGTCTGGACGACCTCGCCGTCCTCGATCGTCCCGCGCCAGCCCTCGACCTCGTCCTGGTCGAGGATGGTCCGGGTCATCACGTGGCGGCGGAAGTGCTTGAACTCCGCTCGCGCCCGACGGCCCTGGGCGCGCCAGATGTTGCCGGTCTTCTCGAAGAGACCCTGCGGGTAGTACTCCAGGACCAGCAGGATCCGGGTGAGGTTCGGCGCGACCTCGTGGAAGGTGACCGCGCCGTCGACGTGGCCCTTCTCGCCCTTGGAGCGCCACACGATCCGCTCGTCGGGCACCTGCTCGAGGATCGTCGCCTCCCACGTGCGGTGGGACCAGACGATCTTGGCCTTGAACGCGAGCTTGTTGTCCTCGACGGCCTCGACCTTCTCGACCTTCTTCATGAAGTTCGGGAACTCGCCGAACTCGGTCCACTGGTTGTACGCCGTGCGGAGCGGCACACCCACGTCGATGGACTCGATGATGTTCGTCGACTTCGTGGCCTTGGGACTCTTGTCGCCCTTGCCGCCTCCGCCGGTGATCTTGTCCTTGACGCCGGACGCCATGCCCTTGACCGCGCCCATGACCGGGCTCTCGCCCTTGGCCTTGGCCTCACCGCCCTTGACCACGGCATTGCTGATCGGACCGCCGTCGGCGATGCCCTCGAACCGCTCGGTCAGCCCGCCGACCCGGTCGGAGGCGGACTTCACCGCCTTCTCACCGGCCGCCTTCAGCAGATCGGTCCCGGCGGTCTTGAGCTTGCTGGCTGCTTCGTTGCTCGCCACTCAGATCACCGCCCCGACCGGCTCGAGGAGCGCGAGGACGACTTCTTCGCGCTCGAGCGGCTGCTGCTGCCGGACTTCTTGGCCGGAGCCTTCTTCGCCGGAGCCTTCTTGGCGGCGGTCTTCTGGGCCGGCGCCTTCTTGGCAGGGGCCTTCTTGGCGGCGGTCTTCTTCGCGGGCGCCTTCTTGGCCGGAGCCTTCTTGGCGGCGGACTTCTTGGCGGGGGCCTTCTTCGCCGCGCTCTTGCGGGCCGAGCTCGCGCGGGAGCTGCTGCGCCGACGCGGGGCGGGCTCCTCTTCGGCCTCCTCCTCGTCCTGGGGCTCCTCCTCGGACGTCTCGTCCTCGGGCTCCTCCTCGGAGGCCTCGTCCTCTGGCTCCTCGCCCTCGTCGTACTCGTCCTCGGGCTGCTCCTCGGACTCTTGGCCTTCGCCCCCGTCTTCGTACTCGTCCTCAGGCTCCTCGTCGGACTCCTCGCCCTCGTACTCGTCCTCAGGCTCCTCGTCGGACTCCTCGCCCTCGTACTCGTCCTCAGGCTCCTCGTCGGACTCCTCGCCCTCGTACTCGTCCTCAGGCTCCTCGTCGGACTCCTCGCCCTCGTCCTCCGAGGACGAGAGCTCCGGGACGGAGCGCAGCTGCTCGGTGATCGACTCCAGCCGCGAGGTCGCGGTGGTCAGGGCGGCGGCCTTCACGGCCTCGAGCAGCCGACCGCGGACGTCGTCCTGGAGCTTCTTCAGCTCGGGGTTGGAGTCGATGAGCTTGCTGCCCTGGGACATCAGGGCCTGGGGGTTGGTGGCGATGCGCTGGCCGGCCAGCATGCTGCCCAAGGTGATGGCGAGCCTCATCTTCTTCGTCCGGCCGAGCAGATAGCCTCCGGCGACCCCGACGGCGATCTTCGTCGTTGCTGACATGCTCCCTCGTTCCGTGAGCCGCGCTGAACACACGCGGGGTGGGTCCTCCCTCTGATCCCGAGGC is a window encoding:
- a CDS encoding histone H1-like repetitive region-containing protein, which produces MSATTKIAVGVAGGYLLGRTKKMRLAITLGSMLAGQRIATNPQALMSQGSKLIDSNPELKKLQDDVRGRLLEAVKAAALTTATSRLESITEQLRSVPELSSSEDEGEESDEEPEDEYEGEESDEEPEDEYEGEESDEEPEDEYEGEESDEEPEDEYEDGGEGQESEEQPEDEYDEGEEPEDEASEEEPEDETSEEEPQDEEEAEEEPAPRRRSSSRASSARKSAAKKAPAKKSAAKKAPAKKAPAKKTAAKKAPAKKAPAQKTAAKKAPAKKAPAKKSGSSSRSSAKKSSSRSSSRSGR
- a CDS encoding SRPBCC family protein; the protein is MASNEAASKLKTAGTDLLKAAGEKAVKSASDRVGGLTERFEGIADGGPISNAVVKGGEAKAKGESPVMGAVKGMASGVKDKITGGGGKGDKSPKATKSTNIIESIDVGVPLRTAYNQWTEFGEFPNFMKKVEKVEAVEDNKLAFKAKIVWSHRTWEATILEQVPDERIVWRSKGEKGHVDGAVTFHEVAPNLTRILLVLEYYPQGLFEKTGNIWRAQGRRARAEFKHFRRHVMTRTILDQDEVEGWRGTIEDGEVVQTHEEALEEEQQSSEEESDQESGQDYDEGEESEEEPEDEYEGEESDEDAEDEYEGEESEEGEDQPEDEYEDEESDEESDEDAEEDAEEEPEDESQEDEYDEEDGEEEEPEDEYDEEEDEQEERRPRRRAS
- a CDS encoding gas vesicle protein GvpG; this translates as MGLISGVLGLPLAPLAGTIAVADQVLKQAQDAYYDPAAIRAQLEDVDRRRRSGELDEEQATAWEDMLVDRLMEGQQRRREGQR
- a CDS encoding GvpL/GvpF family gas vesicle protein, with the translated sequence MTATATSVELQPAPGHGWFVYGVVEAGSRLPEGLTGVEDSPVHLVPHGPLAAVVGEIDLDRTSGRRGDLLAYTEVLNALAGQMPVAPVQFGSVLLDTESVVADLLDPREEELSGLLTDLAGRAQFTLRASFHEPVVLAEVVAEDPEVRRLHEHTRDLPEDAAYPERVRLGELVARAMEAKREAEAEALLEAVLPYAAAYSQRSGGGLDHVVDVALLVDDDRRADFERFLEELAEAVHERVRLRLVGPVAAYDFVGSEGWA
- the gvpJ gene encoding gas vesicle protein GvpJ, with amino-acid sequence MTVQQARRGGGGYLDRPAPSGLADVVEVILDKGIVIDAYIRVSLVGIELLTIDARIVIASVDTYLRFAEATNRLDLVENGGGKPLDEFIGSMQEGGAAKKVGGAVRGAKGALTGGGDDDDRGRRPAKKSSSRRREESR
- a CDS encoding gas vesicle protein, which translates into the protein MTQAPRRTGSGSGSTPNKATGKTTGKTTGKTTSKTTSRSAGRPASRSDGDESGARRPAAARSEPRRRPSGRQVAAEASRQLVELTGKEPEGIIGLERTEDGWTVEVEVLELRRVPNTTDVLASYAVTMDEHGELEGYQRRARYVRGAAGED